A genomic region of Pyrus communis chromosome 14, drPyrComm1.1, whole genome shotgun sequence contains the following coding sequences:
- the LOC137714124 gene encoding uncharacterized protein: MNPPTKSIFSAQKPDPQMDQRFHGLPPLKRFRLMQQQQQKDALLSPLRLPAKKRKASRDQLVLPDPTASAAAGSTYSLPAKKRVWALQPDLFTEEPRLTLDLNVEYKPPFGSELEEEPKSEEDKGKAENGCNEDIENTQEKKSQEIAGDGECSEEEEEEDDDDGIVCAVCQSTDGDPSDPIVFCDGCNLTVHASCYGNPLAKGIPEGDWFCAQCAFSAVHSQSNESCSCCLCPVKGGAMKPTGDGRWAHIVCALYVPEVFFKDPEGREGIDCSKVPKRRWKERCYVCESSRGCAIQCSELKCPLAFHVSCGLNEDLCIEYKEGRNKGAIVAGFCKKHSDLWIKQEQTGKYKIVARED, translated from the exons ATGAATCCCCCCACCAAATCAATTTTCTCTGCCCAAAAACCAGACCCACAAATGGATCAGAGATTTCATGGCCTGCCTCCTCTCAAGAGATTCAGACTCatgcagcaacagcagcagaaGGATGCCCTTTTGTCCCCGTTGCGCCTTCCAGCAAAGAAGCGAAAGGCGTCGAGAGACCAACTCGTTCTCCCTGACCCCACCGCCTCCGCTGCGGCCGGCTCCACCTATTCCCTGCCTGCCAAGAAAAGGGTTTGGGCGCTTCAGCCCGATTTGTTCACTGAAGAGCCACGTTTGACATTGGACCTTAATGTCGAGTACAAGCCGCCCTTTGGGTCGGAGCTAGAAGAAGAGCCAAAATCGGAGGAAGACAAGGGTAAAGCTGAAAATGGTTGCAATGAAGATATTGAAAATACCCAAGAGAAGAAAAGCCAAGAAATCGCAGGGGATGGAGAGTGcagcgaagaagaagaagaagaagatgatgatgatgggaTTGTTTGTGCTGTTTGTCAGAGCACAGATGGAGATCCATCAGATCCAATTGTCTTCTGTGATGGGTGTAATCTGACGGTTCATGCCTCCTGCTATGGCAATCCACTCGCAAAGGGTATTCCGGAAGGAGATTGGTTCTGCGCCCAATGCGCGTTTTCTGCTGTGCATTCCCAATCCAATGAGTCCTGTTCTTGCTGCTTATGTCCTGTCAAAGGAGGGGCAATGAAGCCTACCGGAGACGGCAGGTGGGCACACATTGTGTGTGCGCTTTATGTCCCAGAGGTGTTCTTCAAGGACCCTGAAGGCCGGGAGGGGATTGATTGCTCCAAGGTTCCGAAAAGGCGGTGGAAGGAGAGATGCTATGTTTGTGAGAGTTCAAGGGGGTGTGCTATTCAGTGCTCCGAGCTTAAGTGCCCTCTGGCATTTCATGTGAGTTGTGGCTTGAATGAGGATCTTTGTATTGAgtacaaggaaggaaggaataAGGGAGCTATTGTGGCTGGGTTTTGTAAAAAGCACTCAGATCTGTGGATAAAG CAAGAACAAACTGGGAAGTACAAGATTGTCGCTAGAGAAGACTGA
- the LOC137715755 gene encoding kunitz type trypsin inhibitor 111-like, whose translation MSMKLIGSLCSCIWLVMAVSTLAQTSDDSNAVLDTAGQALQSGVDYYINPAITDSGGRFTLINRTGCPLNVGQENVSGPEGLPVTFSPFVEGETVVREGRDQKITFSASTICVQSTAWKVGETDQDTQRRLIITGEDENQGLPGPAGNYFRITKQATPDGVYNLEWCPTEVCPTCRFICGSVGAIVENDKRLLALDGSALPVVFERA comes from the coding sequence ATGTCTATGAAGTTGATTGGGAGCCTCTGCAGCTGCATATGGCTTGTCATGGCCGTATCAACCCTAGCCCAAACATCCGATGACTCGAATGCTGTGCTTGACACTGCCGGGCAGGCTCTTCAATCCGGTGTGGACTACTACATCAATCCCGCTATTACCGACAGTGGCGGGCGTTTCACTTTGATCAACAGAACTGGATGTCCACTAAATGTTGGTCAAGAAAATGTCTCAGGTCCTGAGGGCTTGCCTGTGACATTTTCTCCTTTTGTTGAGGGGGAAACTGTGGTGAGGGAAGGAAGGGACCAAAAGATCACATTCTCAGCATCCACAATCTGTGTGCAATCAACTGCATGGAAGGTGGGTGAGACCGATCAAGACACCCAAAGGAGATTAATTATCACCGGAGAAGACGAAAACCAAGGCCTTCCTGGCCCTGCCGGAAACTACTTCCGGATTACAAAGCAGGCAACACCAGATGGTGTGTACAATCTGGAATGGTGCCCTACTGAAGTGTGTCCAACTTGTAGGTTCATTTGTGGATCTGTTGGTGCTATTGTTGAGAATGACAAGAGGCTGCTGGCCTTGGATGGTTCAGCGCTTCCTGTTGTGTTTGAGAGGgcttaa
- the LOC137716072 gene encoding kunitz type trypsin inhibitor 111-like has product MYTMSMKLIGSICSCIWLVMAVSTLAQTSDDSNAVLDTAGKALQSGVDYYINPAITDSGGRFTLINRTGCPLNVGQENVSGPEGLPVTFSPFVEGETVVREGRDQKITFSASTICVQSTAWKVGETDQDTQRRLIITGEDENQGLPGPAGNYFRITKQATPDGVYNLEWCPTEVCPTCRFICGSVGAIVENDKRLLALDGSALPVVFERA; this is encoded by the coding sequence ATGTATACCATGTCTATGAAGTTGATTGGGAGCATCTGCAGCTGCATATGGCTTGTCATGGCCGTATCAACCCTAGCCCAAACTTCCGATGACTCGAATGCTGTGCTTGACACTGCCGGAAAGGCTCTTCAATCCGGTGTGGACTACTACATCAATCCCGCTATTACCGACAGTGGCGGGCGTTTCACTTTGATCAACAGAACTGGATGTCCACTAAATGTTGGTCAAGAAAATGTCTCAGGTCCTGAGGGCTTGCCTGTGACGTTTTCTCCTTTTGTTGAGGGGGAAACTGTGGTGAGGGAAGGAAGGGACCAAAAGATCACATTCTCAGCATCCACAATCTGTGTGCAATCAACTGCATGGAAGGTGGGTGAGACCGATCAAGACACCCAAAGGAGATTAATTATCACCGGAGAAGACGAAAACCAAGGCCTTCCTGGCCCTGCCGGAAACTACTTCCGGATTACAAAGCAGGCAACACCAGATGGTGTGTACAATCTGGAATGGTGCCCTACTGAAGTGTGTCCAACTTGTAGGTTCATTTGTGGATCTGTTGGTGCTATTGTTGAGAATGACAAGAGGCTGCTGGCCTTGGATGGTTCAGCGCTTCCTGTTGTGTTTGAGAGGgcttaa